The genomic window TCGCATTGGAATTTGGGGGTGGAGTTACGGCGGTCATATGAGTACCAATTGTTTACTGAAAGGGAACGATGTTTTTAAAATGGCCATTGCGGTTGCTCCGGTGACAAGCTGGCGTTTTTACGACACTATTTATACTGAACGTTTTATGCGAACGCCTCAAGAAAATCCAAATGGATACGATGAAAACTCTCCATTTAATTATCCAGAATTGTTAAAAGGCGATTACCTTTTAGTGCATGGCTCGGGTGATGACAACGTGCATGTACAACACACGATGCGCATGGTAGAAGCTTTGATTCAAGCGGACAAACAATTTGATTGGGCCATTTATCCCGATAAAAACCACGGCATCTATGGCGGAAATACCACCATGCATTTATACACTAAGATGACCAATTTTTTACATGAAAAATTAGGCGATAAACGAATGAACTAAAATTAACCAATAAACAATTTACTAACTAACATTAAATTTATGTCAACTACAACTACTGCAAATCAAAAAGAACTCTGGGGACACCCCGTTGGATTATATGTACTATTTTTCACGGAGATGTGGGAACGGTTTTCTTACTATGGAATGCGCGCTATCTTGGTTATTTATATGATTGCTGAAGCCTCTCACATAGATGGCCCTGGATTGAGTTGGTCAAAACTTGAAGCGTATCAACTGTATGGTTGGTATGTTATGTTGGTATATGTAATATCAATTCCTGGAGGTATTTTAGCCGATAAAGTCTTGGGTCAGAGAAAAACGGTTATGCTTGGCGCTGTCATTTTATGTTTAGGTCATGGAACCTTAGCTATTGAGGCCGAATGGGCATTCTTTACAGGTTTGAGTTTGATTATTTTAGGAGTCGGTTGTTTAAAACCTAATATCTCCACAATGGTTGGAGGTCTTTATAAAAAAGGGGACATAAGACGTGATAAAGGGTTTAGTATTTTCTATATCGGAATTAATTTAGGTTCTTTATTAGCAACGTCCGTTATCGGACTTGTTGTAGCCAAATGGGGATGGCATGCTGGTTTTGGTTTAGCCGGAATTGCAATGTTATTAGGTTTACTGGTGTATGTTTGGGGACAAAAATACATTAGTCATGTAGGAAATAAACCTACAGTTGAAGAAATGAAAAATGATGTTTCTTTAGTTAAAATATTCTCAAATATTTTTAAATCACCTGCTCAATTAGCAGTTCTAGTCATTTTATTAGCACTGTCTCTATACTCAGGATTTACTTTTGAAGGCGTTGACCATTGGGGTTATGGAGCTTTGTTTATCTTCCTTTCATTTGTTGTAGGATTATTAATGATGATTTTTAAAAGTTTAGAAACACAAATATTAAAAGACCGTTTTTTAGTCTTATTACTTTCTTTTTTATTAGTCATTGTTTTCTGGGGCGCTTTTGAGCAAGCAGGTGGATTAATGAGTGTTTACACAGAAACAAAAACAGATAGAATGCTACTTGGCTACTTAATACCAACGCCAATGTTTCAAGGTTTAAATGCTGGATTTATCATATTACTGGCCGTTTGGGTCGCAAACATTTGGGCAAAACGAAAACTTAAAAACAAAGAAGCCTCCTCTTTATTTAAAATGGCAACGGGAACAATAATTATGGGCTTAGGGTTTGTATTTATGATTTTAGCCGTAAGAGAATACGATGCGAACGGAAGTTCTGGAATGCAATGGTTGGTTCTAGCTTATTTATTCCATACCATTGGAGAGTTGTGTTCTTCTCCTGTATCCTTATCATTCGTAACCAAACTAGCACCCGTTAAATATGCATCTTTAATGATGGGACTGTATTTTGCAGCCACTGGACTTGGAGGTAAAGTTGCAGGTATTTTAGGTGAGAAATCAGAACACTTTGGAGAGTACACTATCTTTACTGGAATTGTAATCTTTACAGTAGCCTTTGGATTATTAGTAATTGCATTACTGAAACCATTAAAACGTTTAACGCATGGTGCCGAAGACAACGAAAGACTGTTAGACGCTTCAATCGCAGAATAACATAAAACATTACAAACCTCATAGATCATTTTCTATGAGGTTTTTTTTTGCAAAGTCGTTCGTAATTTAAATACATGGACAAAACCGAAATACTTACTGAAAGAATAAAATTAAGATTGATCGACGTATTAGATTTAGAGTCAATCCACAATCTACATTCTTTGCCAGAAACAGATGCCTATAATGCGTTGGGAATTCCAGAAAATATTGAAGAAACCAAGTCCATAATCGAACCGTGGATTTTAGAGAATCAATTGAATGAAATAAAAAATTATACGTTTGCAATTGACAACAAATCAAACGGAACATTCATGGGTTTGTTTGGACTAAAACTCGGCAATAAGAAATACAAAAGAGCTGAGGTCTGGTATAAAATACATTCAGATTATTGGAACAAAGGCTACGCAACAGAATCGTTAAAAGCAATCCTAAATTTTGGTTTTGAGACGCTCAAATTACACCGCATTGAAGCCGGCTGTGCAGTAGATAATACAGCCTCTTTTAAAGTTTTAGAGAAAGCAGGAATGATACGAGAAGGACGCCTAAGACAAGTATTGCCTTTGAAATCAGGGTGGTCGGATAATTTTGAATATTCAATCCTTGAAACTGACGAAAGAAAGAAAAAATAAATTTTATTCAAAGTGTCTAATAGTGAATCGAATTTAGTAAATTAACCAATTAACCAATTAACCAATTAACCAATTATGAGTATTGATATTAATGACATGTTCAAAGACAAAGTCTTGGGGCATCCAGCGGGACTTTTTGTATTATTTTTTACCGAGATGTGGGAACGTTTTTCCTACTACGGAATGCGAGCCTTGCTCGTTATGTTTTTCACCGCATCACTCCTTGATGGTGGCTGGGGCTGGCCTCGTGAGCATGCCTATGCAATTTTTGGTACTTACACCTCACTGGTCTATTTATCGACCCTATTAGGAGGCTATTTTGCAGATAAAAAAATTGGCTATCGCTACGCCGTTGTCATCGGTGCATTACTCATGACATTGGGCCACGGCGCCATGGCAATTGAAACACCGTTTTTCATCTATTTAGGGCTGACCTTATTAGTCTTTGGAAGTGGGTTTTTTAAACCAAACATGACCTCAATCATCTCTGAAATGTACAAAGGAAAAGACGAGAAAAAAGATGGAGCTTACACCATTTTTTATATGGGTGTCAATGCAGGTGCTTTTTTAGGAATTCTGTTGTGTGGATATCTAGGTGAACAAGTAGGCTGGCGTTGGGGCTTTGGCTTGGCAGGAATTTTCATGTTGTTTGGACTCCTTCAATTTTGGTTTGCTCAAAACATTTTTGGCGATATCGGAACAAAACCTGTAAAGGTGGATACTGCAGCGATAGAGCTCAGTGCAGACGAGCCGAAGCTCAACCCGTTTACACAGCTTCAATTAGTATTGATAGCAGTCGCAGGACTTTTGGGGATCTCGTGGATTTTTAACGATCCCATCTCTAAAATATCAGAAGGCGCTTATAATTTATTTGATTTTAGCATGTTTGGAATGGAAGGTTCTAACCTCGCAATTCTATCCGCTTTAGGGCTGTTTGTGTTGCTGTTAGTGATCCGAATTCCTAAGTACGACAGAATCACACGCGACCGTATGTTGGCCGTGATGTTTTTCGCCTTTATCACGATTTTCTTTTGGGCTATTTTTGAACAAGCACCAAGTTCCTTAACCATTTTTGCACGGGATTATACCCAGCGCATCCTAGAAGGAAATTCAGCCTTTATTTTTAAAATTGTCAATACCCTTATGACCGTCATTCCTTTGGGGATTATCACTGGGGTTTTATGGTTACTATTCAAAAAAACATTTTCAAAATATGCACTCTCAAATATCTTTTTAGCGGTTAGTTTTATCATCATTTGGGCCATCGCCCTTTGGATGCTATCCGTTGAATTCGGAAAAGAAATTGCAGAAGTACCCGCCTCTTGGTTTGGGGTTTTAAACTCCTTGTTCATCATTGCGTTTGCACCCTTATTTTCGAGGTGGTGGGAAAGTAAATACAATCCAAATGCCAACATGAAATATGCGATAGGAATGGTTTTATTAGGAATCGGAATGGCCTGTGTTGCCATTGGCGCATCGTCTATTGAGCCCGGAGCAAAAACAGCTTCTGTCAGTATGATTTGGTTGATTATGGTGTACTTCTTTCATACCATGGGCGAATTGTGTATTTCACCAGTTGCCTTGTCTTACGTCAGTAAATTAGTTCCAGGCCGCATGATTGCCATGATGTTTGGAATCTGGTATTTAGCTGTTGCAATTGGAATGAAGTTAGCCGGAGTGTTTGGAGAAGCGTCTGAAGGCATTGCCCAATCTGAAGGTTTGAGCTATTTCTTCTGGATTTTAACAGCAGTCGCTGTTGGACTCGGAGTACTGTCTGCGCTACTATATCCTGTAATTAAGAAATTAATGCATGGTGTTCGTTAATTTTGGTATTATATTTGTTACCTATTAAAAAAATATAAAAATGAACCGAGCATGTTAAAGTGTTGTCATTTAGGGAAATGATTAATAGCGAATCTGCCTGCGGCAGGCAGGCACATGTGACCGTTAAAAACAATAAAAATAAACAGATGAAAAAATGTATCATAGTTGTAGTTCTCTTATTGGGGACTACAACACTTTTTGCACAAACTATCAATTGGGTAAGTATGGACGAAGCCCTTGCATTGCAACAAAAAGCACCTAAAAAAATTCTGATTGATATGTACACCTCTTGGTGTGGACCTTGCAAAATGTTGGATAGAAATACCTTCACCAATAAAGACTTGATTGCTTTTGTCAACGAACATTATTACGCAGTTAAATTCAATGCAGAAGGGAATGAGGTTGTCAATTTTAAAGATCAAAAATTTTCAAATCCAAATTATAAACCTGAGATGGCCAAACGCCGAAATAGCCAACACGAACTGACGCGCTTTTTAGGAGTCAACGCCTATCCAACCATGGTGTTTTTAGGCTTAGATGCAGAATTACTCGCTCCAATTCCCGGATATCAAACAGCACAGCAACTGGAATTGTATTTGAAATTATTTAAAGACGATACCTATAAAGAGATGAACAACCAAGAGGCATTTAATGGCTACTACAAAGCGTTTGTGCCTTCTTTTATGCCTTAGTTAATAATCAACTCTAAAAAATCCCTTTTCACTTGTTTGATGAAACGGGATTTTTTTTGCTTCACACGTCAACTTCCAGCGCTCTTGATAGGTTCTGTAATTACTCCCATCCCAAATAATTAATTCAGGCTGCAGGCTGTCAATCAAACGGTTTAAGTTTATTTTTGGAGATTGTCTCAATAAAACCCACTGCGGCTTGATACTTTTAACAGTATAAACCCCAAGACTGTCCACTACCAACAGCAGCTTGTCGTCAATTTTATAGAGACGTTGAATGGAATCTGTAGATTGGGTTTTAATCCCGGCACCAATTTTATAATTATCTATCATACGCTGATTGTTTATGCTGTCTAAATCGTGATGAATCTCAAGATGTTGGTTGGACTGCAATCCAAAAACGCTGTGTCTGGATTTATGAAAAACAACAAATGAATTTTTAGATATCAGTGCCGGGATCTGTTTTACAAAGACTTGAAAACTGAGGATGCAGATTCCCAAAATCAGAAGGTTTTTAAACGTTTTTTTATGATAAAAAATACCAAGTAAAAACAGGATGAGGTAACTAATCACAAGAGCGGTTAAATCAAATGAAATTTGTTCAAACAGAAAGGTTTCTTTAGATGCCACCCATTCCACAAACCGATTCATCGATTGAATAATCCATGCTAAAGTGTGTACTAAAAATTCTGGAGGTTTGTAAACTACGGCTAAAATCATGGTTGCAATTCCCAAACCAAGTATAACGATCAGACAGGGAACGACGACCATATTGGTCACAAAAAATAAGCCCGGAAATTGATGAAAATAATAGAGACTCAAGGGCAAAACACCTATTTGAGCGGCGATGGATACTTTGAGTAAATCAAGAAACCAATTGCCAACCCGGTTTTTAAAACTCCCCCACGAATCTAAAACAGGCTTCACAATGATAATGGAGGCGACCGCTGCATAACTGAGTTGAAATCCCACATCAAAACAAAATCCAGGCCGTACCAATAAAAGTATAAATGCTGACACAGCTAAGATGTTTAACGAATTTGAAGACCGTTTTAATCCCCTTACGATTGCAAACAAACTAAACATCGTCACCGCTCTGACTACTGAAGGGGACAAGCCCGCCATCACAGCAAAGCTCCACAAAACACAAAGAACGATAAGCAAACGCACAAATTCTCCTTGTCCAAAATACAGTAAAGGATTCAGTATAAATTGAAGAATTAACAACAGAATCCCAATGTGAAGTCCTGAAATGGCAAGAATGTGAATGGCTCCCGCTTTCGAGTAAGCCTCGTACACATCAGAAGTAATATCTTGGCGTTGCCCCAAAAGTAAGGCCTTTATAAAGGCGCGTTCAATCGGTTTGAAAGGCAGCTCTTTGAGGCGTTTGTTCAACGCTTCACGAATGGTTTCAGCATAGGCTGTAATGGTAGTTGGCGATTGTGGAATGGCTAAAACAATTTGGTCTTTCAGAAACACTTGACGGTAAATCCCCAGGCGCTTCAGATAGTTTTTATAATCAAATTGATAGGGGTTTAGAGGTGCGTTCACCTCTTTAAGAGATGCTGTGGTTAAAATTTTTTCATTCACATTAAAGTTTGCTGTGTTTGATTCCTTACTCAAATTAATCAACAGTGTTCCTGATGCCAGAGTGGAATTAACTTTTAAAAGTTCCACATAATAGCGGTGGTTATAAGTGTTCGGTTTTAATCGTTTTTTGACTATAAATTCAAGTTGGTGTAAATGCTCTTCCGCGATGGTTTCTAGATGGGAATAATGAGTTTTAGAGAATTTTGAGGAATGTATTTTAGAGACAAATACACCAAGTAATACCATCATTATAAGTACCATCAGCGATGGCCAATACAATGTTTTGCGGTGCTTTTTACAATAAAAATGTATTCCGATTAATACAAAGAGAATGAAGCCGATCCCTCCTAAAATTAGAGGTATGGGAACAACCATATAATCGCTGATTAGAATGCCAATCGCGAGAAAAATGGTAAGTTTTAATAGGGGGTAATGAAAGGCCTTCATTGTACGAAAAAAAGCCGAACCATTATGAATGGATTCGAAGCAGGTTTAGATTAGGGTTTAATTTTAAACCTCTAATTTAACGAATTATAAATTAATTCTGCAACATTTTTACTGGCACCTGGTCCTCCAAGTTTTGTTTCAAGTTCATGATAGGCCTCAAATTGAGCCTCACGAACAGGGCCTTCCAAAATAGAAGAAAGCTCTTTTGCAATCCGTTCTGAGTTAAAATCCCCTTGAATTAATTCGGTCACAACCTCTTTATTTAAAATCAAATTCACCAAGGAAATAAATTTCAATTTCACCAACTGTCTTCCAATCTGATACGAAATCCAACTCGACTTATAGCAAACCACTTCTGGCACTTTAAACAAGGCAGTTTCTAAAGTAGCGGTTCCTGAAGTCACCAAGGCAGCATGAGAGACGCTTAATAAATCGTAAGTGCAGTTTTCCACAAAATACACGTTTTCGTTTGCAATAAACGAGCTGTAAAATTCAGGATCCTGACTCGGCGCTCCTGCAATTACAAATTGATAGTCACTAAAGGTTTTTACAATGCTCAGCATCCCCGCGAGCATCTTGTTAATTTCTTGTTTTCGACTGCCTGGTAAGAGCGCAATAATGGGTTTTTCGTTGAGTTGATGTGTTTTGCGAAACGCCGTTTCATCCACAGGAGTTCTGTCGGCAATGGCATCGATAAGTGGGTGCCCTACAAATGTGACAGGCATGCCGTGTTTGTCTTCATAAAACTCTTTTTCAAAAGGGAGAATGACATACATTTTATCGACATCGCGCTTGATGGCAGTGATCCGATTTTCTTTCCAAGCCCAAATTTGTGGAGAAATATAATAATGAGTTTTAAAGCCTTCAATTTTTGCCCACTTCGCAATGCGCATATTGAACCCTGGGTAATCAATAAAGATCAGACAATCGGGTTGGTAGTACTCAATGTCTTTTTTACAAAAGGATAAATTTTTGGTGATTGTTCTTAGGTTCATCACCACTTCAAAAAAGCCCATAAAAGCCAATTCTTTGTAATGCTTCACCAAGGTGCCCCCTACATTTTGCATCAAGTCACCACCCCAAAACCTGAATTCTGCATTCACATCTGTTTTTTTAAGGGCTTTCATCAGGTTTGCAGCATGCAAATCTCCTGAGGCTTCTCCAGCAATAATGTAATACTTCATTTAAGATCTAATTAAAAAGGTTGCGAGTGCAATTATAATAGTAGCTGTCAAAACGCCTCCTGCTCGAGCATCCTGCCGTTTACGAATAAAATAAAAGAAACAAATTAAATTCAGAATGGCACCTAAACTAATGAGTTTACCCATGAACCCCTCGGTTTGAGCAGTCTCTAAAACTTTAAGAATAGTATCTGAACGCCCCGATAATTTACCCAAGACAACGGCTGCTATTACGAGCCCAATTATATTTGCGAAAAGGCCTACTATAAACCCTTGTAAAAGTTCTTTTTTATTCATTGAAATCCCATTTATTTAATTCTTGAATGTAGTGATGTGCGGTCAAATCATAGTGGACAGGTACCACAGAAACAAAGCCGTTTTCTAACGCCCATTCGTCAGTATCCTCTCCTTTATCTAGGTTATTAAACTCACCAGTCAGCCAGTAATAATCCCGACCCAAAGGAGTCTGACGTTTGTCAAATTTTTCAATCCAATTCGCATTGGCTTGTCGGCACACGCGGATGCCTTTTATCTCGTTTTCTAAAAGTTTTGGAAAGTTCACATTTAGAATAATGCCTTTTTGTAATCCTTGGTTTAAAACCTGTAAAGAGACGGTTTTTATAAACGACTCAATTTGACTAAAATCGGCTTCCCATTTATAATCTAAAAGTGAAAATCCAATCGCAGGAATCCCTTCCATACCCGCTTCAATTGCGGCACTCATAGTCCCTGAATAAATCACATTCACAGAAGAATTTGATCCGTGGTTCACGCCTGAAACACATAAGTCTGGTTTGCGGTCCAAGAGTTCATGCACCGCTAACTTCACACAATCCGCAGGCGTTCCTGAAGTACTGTATTCTGTTTGAGGCCCCTTATCAATCCGTTCTCTTTTACAATACAAAGTATCGTTAATAGTGATCGCGTGTCCCATGGCACTTTGTGGACTGTCAGGTGCCACAACGATAACGTCTCCAATCGTATTCATGACTTTTATCAAAGTACGTATTCCCGGTGCAGTGATGCCATCATCATTGGTGACCAAAATCAAAGGTCTTTTTGTCATTTATGTTGCGTTTAAGTTCCTACAAAAGTAAGTAATTTGTAGCTTATTTGATGATTTTAGACGCTTTAACAAAAAATTATTACCATTCCATAAGGTTGGCATAATTTTTTCTTATATTTTAGAATATTATTTATGAGTCCCTAAAAACAGTTTATCCACATGAAGCGAAATATCAATATTTTTTTAGTCTCCATTCTTATCGCATTTGCGTCTTGTAGCTTTACGTCAAAATCTTTTGATGACCCTGACAAAGACAAGCTTTTAATGCAACTGATTACCTATCTATTAGAAGAAGGTCATTTTGAGCCAAAGGATATAAACGATGCCTTTTCGGAAGGTCTTTATATGAGCTTTTTAAATCAAGTGGATCCGTTCAAGAATTATTTTTATCAATCTGATATTAATGAATTTGAAAGCTATAAAACCGATTTAGATAATCAAATTTTAAACCATGATGTGAGTTTTTTCAATCTTGTGTATAAACGCTTATTGACACGAATTGAAGAATCTAGAAAGGTTTACAGCCAAGTTTTAGACACGCCTTTTGATTATGATTTAGAGGAAACCTTCAATACCGATTATGAGAATAAATCCTATGCGGCTTCCAAATCTGAAATGAAAGACAACTGGCGAAAACAGCTTAAATTTTCTACACTTTCAAATTATCACGATTTAGTCACTGATGAAAAAGAAACAAAAAAATCTAATACAGAATTAGAAGTTGAAGCAAGAGAAACCACTTTGAAATCCTTAAATGAAACTGCTAGTTATATCGATGATCTGAGACGTGAAGATTGGTTGTCAATGTATATCAATGCGATTGCTGAAGAATTTGATCCACACACGTTTTATTTCGCTCCTAAAGACAAGGACCGTTTTGATGCTCAAATGTCTGGAAAATACGAAGGAATTGGGGCGCGTCTTCAAAAACGAATGGATGAAATTAGTATTACAGAACTTATTTCTGGAGGCTCTGCATGGCGTCAGAACAAACTAGAAGTTGGAGATATCATTTTGAAAGTCCGTCAAGAAGATGAGCTAGAAGCCGTGAATGTGGTGGGGATGCGATTGGATGATGCTGTCAAACTCATCAAAGGTCCAAAAGGAACGAATGTGATTCTCACGCTTAAAAAAGTGGATGGCACCGTTGAAGACTTAAGTATCCCAAGAGACGAAATTGAACTTGAAGAAACCTATGCAAAATCGACCATCGTTGAAAAAGAGGGTGCTAAATTTGGTGTTATAAATCTCCCCAAATTCTATATAGATTTTGAAGATATTAACAGTAGAAATGCTGCAACGGACGTAAAAAAAGAAATTGAACGATTGAAGGCTGAGGGCATGCAAGGGCTGGTCTTAGATTTAAGAAATAACGGTGGCGGTTCTTTAAAAACGGTCGTTGATATGGGAGGCTTATTTATAGATGAAGGTCCAATCGTTCAGGTGCGTTCTACGGGGGAAGACAAAGAAGTTCTAAAAGATACAGATCGATCCATTGAATGGGATGGGCCTCTTGTTATTTTAGTCAATGAGTTATCCGCTTCTGCTTCGGAAATTTTAGCCGCAGCCATGCAAGACTATAAACGTGCCATTGTGATTGGGAGCAAACAAACCTACGGAAAAGGCACGGTTCAAAACATTGTTGATTTAAACCGTATGATTCGAAGTAATACCAATGGAGACATGGGCGCTTTCAAATTTACAACTCAAAAATACTACCGAATTAATGGAGGCTCAACCCAGCTAGAAGGTGTTAAAAGTGATGTGGTCGTTCCAGACCGTTACAGTTACATCGATATTGGAGAAAAAGATCAAGACAATCCACTTGAATGGGACGAAATTGCACCCGCAAATTATAAGGTGTTGGAAAGTACTTTTGACTATGAGACGACGATTCAAAACAGTAAAAACCGCATGAATTCGAGTTCAGAAATTAAGCTTATTGATGACAATGCGCGTTGGATCAAAACCATGAGAGATCAATCGGTTTATCCACTCAATTTTTCAAAATATTCACAAGATATTGAATTGAATGAAACAGAGGCAAAACGTTATGATGTCTTATCAGAATACCAAACAGATTTAACATTTGAGTCGTTACCCTACGAGCGTCCTTTAATGGAGCAGGATTCTGTTTTCAAAATCAATCGCACACGTTGGCATGAAAATCTTAGCAAAGACATTTATATGGAAGAAGCGATTAATGTACTAAGTGATTTAAAAAGTTCTTATAAAATCGATAAACTATCACAGGTTAAAGATTAATTGAGCATGAAAAAACAAGGATTAACAACGTTAGCACTCCAGAAATTCAAAAAAAGTTTTTGGGGTGTTTTTAGTTTTTGGTTTATTATTTTTCTGGCATTCATTTCTGTTTTTGCTTATGTGTTAGCCCCAGACAATTCTCAGTTTGCCAATCAAATGCATTTATCGATCCACTCGAAACAACCGGGGTTTACAGTAGAAATGCTTGTGGTTCCAAACACCTTAAAGAACGATCAAGGTTTTTTGAACCGTGTTTTTTTTGGTAGCACAAATCCATCTTCGGAAATTCCGATTACATCTTATGAATCTGAACCCCATCAAATAAAATATGTGGAATACGCCTCAGAAGGCCTTGAGGGTTTAGAGAAAACGGTGAATATTCCGTCTGATATTGAAGCTTCACTACGCCCTTTTGTCACTCAAAAAACATTCTATTTTGGAACCGACAAGTATGGACGGGATCTTTTGAGTCGAATTTTAGTTGGTGCTCGAATTTCATTTTCAATTGGTTTTGTGGCCGTTTTTATTTCGCTTCTTATCGGAATTTTACTCGGAAGTATTGCAGGTTATTTTGGAGGTAAATGGGACAAACTGATTATGTGGATCATTAATGTGACTTGGTCAATCCCTACGCTGCTTTTGGTCATTGCAATTACGTTGGCTTTGGGGAAAGGGTTTTGGCAAGTGTTTATTGCAGTTGGACTTACCATGTGGGTGGAGGTGGCCAGAATTGTAAGAGGGCAGGTGATGAGCGTCAAAGAAATGCAATACGTCACTGCAGCACGTGCATTAGGCTACACAGATTTCAGAATTATATTAAAACATATTTTACCAAACATATTAGCCCCTGTTATTGTCATTTCGGCAGCTAATTTTGCAGCGGCTATTCTGATTGAAAGTGGACTCAGTTTTTTAGGCATTGGGGCACAACCTCCCATGTCTAGTTGGGGTGCGATGATCAAAGATCATTATAACTATATCATTTTAGGGAAACCCTATTTAGCACTCATTCCGGGGCTTTGCATCATGAGTTTAGTCATGGCGTTTATGCTGATCGGAAACTCTTTGAGAGATGCTTTGGATGTAAAATCTTAAAGTTCTATTTCGGGAGGATAGCTACACAAAATTGAAGTCACAAAAGTATTGATACGTTCGTCTTTATGCTTCACACTGGATGTTAAATTCCCACGTCCAATTCCTTGCCAAATGAGTTCTTTTCGCGTCGTATCAATCAAATCAATATACAAGGTGCCTTGAGTCGAATTTGAAACATTGTAATGTGTTCCTAAATAAGGGCCGCGAGCCCAACCCCAACCATACCCAAAAGAATTGTAGTTGTTATTATAGATATTAATTTCTTGTTTTTCTTTCGTAAAAAAGTTGACAAGCAAGTCGGGTGTGTCTGATTTTGTAAAGCCTTTTTCAAGAAGTGCCGTTTCAATAGCACCTAAAATACGACGTTTGTCTAAATCGCTAATTTCTGCACGGTCCACACCTTCTTTATGAAAGCCAAAGGTTTTATAGGTTTTGAAAGGAGCTACTTTATCATAATCCGTCACCACACGTACCGACTGACAAGAGGTTAGAAAGAGGAGGGCGATTACAAAAGAGAGTGTTTTAGTTTTCATGTCTTTATGTTTATTGGTTATTTATAGTTTTTCCAAAAGTGATTCATCTACACTGTTTGGGATTGTTATTTTTAAAAGTGGTTCAGTTTCCATCGCCCGTTTAATCGCAAAGATGGCGCCTTCATTTCGAGCCCAGTTCCGTCGTGCAAT from Formosa sp. Hel1_33_131 includes these protein-coding regions:
- a CDS encoding GNAT family N-acetyltransferase — its product is MDKTEILTERIKLRLIDVLDLESIHNLHSLPETDAYNALGIPENIEETKSIIEPWILENQLNEIKNYTFAIDNKSNGTFMGLFGLKLGNKKYKRAEVWYKIHSDYWNKGYATESLKAILNFGFETLKLHRIEAGCAVDNTASFKVLEKAGMIREGRLRQVLPLKSGWSDNFEYSILETDERKKK
- a CDS encoding thioredoxin family protein → MKKCIIVVVLLLGTTTLFAQTINWVSMDEALALQQKAPKKILIDMYTSWCGPCKMLDRNTFTNKDLIAFVNEHYYAVKFNAEGNEVVNFKDQKFSNPNYKPEMAKRRNSQHELTRFLGVNAYPTMVFLGLDAELLAPIPGYQTAQQLELYLKLFKDDTYKEMNNQEAFNGYYKAFVPSFMP
- a CDS encoding peptide MFS transporter, yielding MSIDINDMFKDKVLGHPAGLFVLFFTEMWERFSYYGMRALLVMFFTASLLDGGWGWPREHAYAIFGTYTSLVYLSTLLGGYFADKKIGYRYAVVIGALLMTLGHGAMAIETPFFIYLGLTLLVFGSGFFKPNMTSIISEMYKGKDEKKDGAYTIFYMGVNAGAFLGILLCGYLGEQVGWRWGFGLAGIFMLFGLLQFWFAQNIFGDIGTKPVKVDTAAIELSADEPKLNPFTQLQLVLIAVAGLLGISWIFNDPISKISEGAYNLFDFSMFGMEGSNLAILSALGLFVLLLVIRIPKYDRITRDRMLAVMFFAFITIFFWAIFEQAPSSLTIFARDYTQRILEGNSAFIFKIVNTLMTVIPLGIITGVLWLLFKKTFSKYALSNIFLAVSFIIIWAIALWMLSVEFGKEIAEVPASWFGVLNSLFIIAFAPLFSRWWESKYNPNANMKYAIGMVLLGIGMACVAIGASSIEPGAKTASVSMIWLIMVYFFHTMGELCISPVALSYVSKLVPGRMIAMMFGIWYLAVAIGMKLAGVFGEASEGIAQSEGLSYFFWILTAVAVGLGVLSALLYPVIKKLMHGVR
- a CDS encoding peptide MFS transporter; protein product: MSTTTTANQKELWGHPVGLYVLFFTEMWERFSYYGMRAILVIYMIAEASHIDGPGLSWSKLEAYQLYGWYVMLVYVISIPGGILADKVLGQRKTVMLGAVILCLGHGTLAIEAEWAFFTGLSLIILGVGCLKPNISTMVGGLYKKGDIRRDKGFSIFYIGINLGSLLATSVIGLVVAKWGWHAGFGLAGIAMLLGLLVYVWGQKYISHVGNKPTVEEMKNDVSLVKIFSNIFKSPAQLAVLVILLALSLYSGFTFEGVDHWGYGALFIFLSFVVGLLMMIFKSLETQILKDRFLVLLLSFLLVIVFWGAFEQAGGLMSVYTETKTDRMLLGYLIPTPMFQGLNAGFIILLAVWVANIWAKRKLKNKEASSLFKMATGTIIMGLGFVFMILAVREYDANGSSGMQWLVLAYLFHTIGELCSSPVSLSFVTKLAPVKYASLMMGLYFAATGLGGKVAGILGEKSEHFGEYTIFTGIVIFTVAFGLLVIALLKPLKRLTHGAEDNERLLDASIAE
- a CDS encoding ComEC/Rec2 family competence protein gives rise to the protein MVVPIPLILGGIGFILFVLIGIHFYCKKHRKTLYWPSLMVLIMMVLLGVFVSKIHSSKFSKTHYSHLETIAEEHLHQLEFIVKKRLKPNTYNHRYYVELLKVNSTLASGTLLINLSKESNTANFNVNEKILTTASLKEVNAPLNPYQFDYKNYLKRLGIYRQVFLKDQIVLAIPQSPTTITAYAETIREALNKRLKELPFKPIERAFIKALLLGQRQDITSDVYEAYSKAGAIHILAISGLHIGILLLILQFILNPLLYFGQGEFVRLLIVLCVLWSFAVMAGLSPSVVRAVTMFSLFAIVRGLKRSSNSLNILAVSAFILLLVRPGFCFDVGFQLSYAAVASIIIVKPVLDSWGSFKNRVGNWFLDLLKVSIAAQIGVLPLSLYYFHQFPGLFFVTNMVVVPCLIVILGLGIATMILAVVYKPPEFLVHTLAWIIQSMNRFVEWVASKETFLFEQISFDLTALVISYLILFLLGIFYHKKTFKNLLILGICILSFQVFVKQIPALISKNSFVVFHKSRHSVFGLQSNQHLEIHHDLDSINNQRMIDNYKIGAGIKTQSTDSIQRLYKIDDKLLLVVDSLGVYTVKSIKPQWVLLRQSPKINLNRLIDSLQPELIIWDGSNYRTYQERWKLTCEAKKIPFHQTSEKGFFRVDY